TTATTGTATCTTGAAGTACCAATCAATGTTGTTACTTTAGCATGTCACTAATAGCTACGTGTAATTTAGCAATGCAGTGCATGTCTAGGAAAGCAGTTGATCTGGGATGGATAGTTTCGAGTAAAAAAGGGAGacaactaaaataaataaataatataactTATATTCATTGGTTGGCCATTACACTTACCATAGGGTAACAAGTGTAATTGTGGATAAAGCTATACATGAACTCGAGTTCACCTCTTTCGAGGATGAGGGGTCGAATAACTAACTACTTAGAGTAGCCAACGATGTCTGGGGTATAACGAGTAATAAAATCTTCGTGTTAGTAGTGAATCCTTTTCTAATTTGATTGGATTTCTAGACTAagctatatatattaaataaccTTAAACAGTCAGAAATATTATAGCTCCAGTTGCTCGCAAGTCACACGAATTATTTACTAGTATAAATTACGTGTGTTATTCACATGGCACTAGTTTGAATCTAGCCCATCATGTGCGAAGTGGGAGATGTTGGATATTGGGTTTGGGTCGCGGGTCACCCATATGGACTGACCCTACTCATTTAGAAGAGATAAAACCTTAAAGAGGTTACCTAGGAAAGTTAAAATAtagataaataaaataaaaaattattgcaCGTTAAAAAATAATGGGAATGTGCGATCCGTTTAAACTTCTCTCTCCTTTATATATTTATCTTCCTCAACAGAGAATGGGATTAAGAAGTGATTTTTCCCAAAGTAAGAAACACACTATGATAAACAAAAACAAGGTATTTAGTTCGTGAACAAGAATTTCGTTTCCAAGAGAGACGAAATCAGATTCGAGCAATTGATTGGAACAGATTCTACAAAAACTTCCGATATTGTTAATAGGTACACAAATTCAATGCCCATGTTACTCGATTTTAATCATCAATTTTGATATGGTACATAGGTTGAGCTTTACAATCACACTTAATGGCTTGAGAGCATTATACTCCTTTGAAACACTTTGAATTCGAACTTATTCCATTAGGAATATAACTTACGCGTATTCCATTAGGCAAGTGGGCCGGTCGAGACCGGACCGTTTGGGATCGGGACCGGACCGGTCCTAGCGGGCCTAAACGAtcccaaacggtcccaacggccaaaattttaaaaaaaatctatctGTTTGGGCATTTAAAATCTAGTCGTTTCCTCTGCCAAAATAGTTGTGGGCTATttacaaaatagtcatttaacccccacaactttgttttaaccccaaactttttataattatattttttatcgaatatagcttatatatcttaagatgtatatatagtatagtatagtatatatatattataacgcattactttgaatatctctttacaatatttttgtctttaaatttgaattaaaaaatttaggtcacaattctataatataatttacaaggaattgccttagatatttttattaccatttttttctctaacttctataaaatttaaaaacaaaatagaaaatatCAGTTGGGCCCACTTAACCCGGGACcattagttatatatatatatatatatatatatatgttgggcccacttaggcctgggaccggcccacttaacccgggaccgttagttcgtggtcccgggccGATTCCAACAAGAAGCCTGTGAAGCACGGGACCacttaggaccggcccacttaggaccgaaACTACGAAGCCCACTTAGGATCGGGCCCAACCCACATGCCACCCTTAGTTCAAACGGAGGCTGGTTCTACCGGCTAAAGAGCAAACGGGCTGTTAAATCTGCAGACTCTAACGGCAATGGGTGCATTGATGAGGATGAAATCAACAACCTTGTGCAGTTTGCGCAGAAGCACTTGGGTATTAGGATTATGTTTTGAAGTGGTCTTTGTGTGTTAAAAAGTCTACTTGTGTATATATATTTCTATTAGGATCGAAATAATCAGGTAtcatgcggaagctagtaaaGCTAACTTTGAACAACGATAAAtcagataacaaaaaaaaaatataccaaaagagatacaaacatttaacgtggttcggtcaattaACCTACGTCCACGGGGGAAGATGAGCAatctactatataaaagagagtacaaaatatcgagagaacaaccacaggaagaggcaaacacaagtggcaGGCTAACACTTGTCCCGAAATTCTTCCCCTAAACAACTCTCAAACCctatatggctacattgtggatgctactgaatgagaaggaatgatcttcaatttatagaagtccaaacattttccttcaagaaaaaagactagctaaggaaaaaaaaaaacctaaatatGGTAAATATGTAGTCATTTCCTTCGTgagataggaaaaccaaatatagtaaaaaaattatgacaaccacctaACAATTCCAAACTTAAGTTTATTTTCTATTTCACTTTCTCTTACTCCCTCACATTTCTATGGATAACTCCTGTATATTGTACTTCACATTTAACACGTAGCATGAAGCTGAGAAATGCTAAAAGCTTTTGAAAAAGCATTCAAATAGCCATTGCAAAGTTTACGAATTCTACTTAGTAAGGGACCTAAACACAtgattttttttctctcaaagtcAGACCAAGCCTTATGACGAAAAGGAGAGATAGGACGGATCACCTGTCGATCTGTGATTAAAAAAAAACCTACACATGAATTATAGGATACAGATTGACAAACACAATGGGCTCTTCATGCGTAAAAGGGGAAAATCTTATTCTAACAATCTAATATCTAGAGCATTTGATAAAACGAACCTTCCTTTCGCTCTTAAGGTGGACATTTCTTGACAAAACCAGTTACACAGAGACCAGATCCCCTACATAAAGTTCAGAGAGAATTTTCTTCAAATGCAGGTCTCCATTATTCCAGTATATGTGTCATTCACAACGATGAATGCATCAGTAGCATCACACTCTCCAGTCATTTACCCATCAACGGCGAAAAAACCTCCTCTTAGTAATAACACTTTGTCCATAACAAATCTGTTCATTAACAAAAGATTCTATAAATGACCAAAATCTATACCTCTCATCCACACATAAACTACAACATTATACAGAGTTCAAATTATTCAATCAATGTGgaatatatatagtaatttcctTCCACACTTGTTCATATACAAGAAAGCACAACAAATGAGCAATCCTACTATCGAATATTGATGCGTAAAATATCAGAAATTGAGTAAAATACTTCCTTTTGAAGGATGGGTGTATAATACAACAGCATACTAGTAAACTTCCATGTGCAATATACAGCTATAATGAGGCTGTCTTTGGTCAACCTTAGTTGTAAGGTGCACACATAAATTAGCAGTTTCTCACGAATCCAtcactccccccccccctccttttCTCAGAAATGGGGACAAGTTGCTTCCAAGTTAATATTTGAACAAAAATTTATATGAATCTCTTCATAGCCATGGGAGTGCCATCCCTGAATCTCAAAAAATAATTGGATGGACTGGCCTAATCTCGGATAGGAGACGGAAGCTTCCAATAATTCCATGAATTAAAATCCTCCTAGAAAAGTGAAATTGTTTGGCGACTGTAAGATGATTGAGGTTTCAAGAAAACACTAGATATGTATTATAAAATTAAATTTCGAACCAGCAAAATCTAGTATTTCCAGGACTCCATAGAACGATGTAAAATTGTTTTGAGAAGGCAAAGCTGAGACATGCAAGCTCTATGTACCCTGAAATGATCAAGGGAGCCTAAATAGTCATGGGGATAATACTGCAACGGTGAGACTTTTCCGCTCATACTTTACGCTTTGGGTCGTCTACGCCGTACATCGCAAACATGGCATGAACTTTAAAACTGGGATAAAACTAGCCCCTTCGAAACCTACTAATTTTTTAGCAGTTAATTCTAATTATCCACAtttgaatatataatttctagGTGCCATGTAGATGGAGTTAAAGTCTCCAAAAAAAACAAACATGCtgactaaataaaaaaaatagccaaTCGTCAAAACGAATATAATGGTGAAAGTGGTTCTGATGCTCCACTTCAAGATAGCTAACTTTCAACGTCCCACATCACTTTGGAGAAGGATAACAGTGAAGCTCAAGAAATCACAGGCTTCTCTTTGCTCTATCATGTGCTAAATAGCCCATTATCGTTTATTCAgaacaagaaaagcaaagaaatcCAACCTGCTCACGTGAGGACAAGGGTGGAAACATGCCATCGACGCAACCATGTATGTAGGTGTATGACTTTGTATCTATGTGGTGGTTCATAACAATTTGGCCCTGTACATTATAGAACTACCATCAAAAACTCGAAGAAAGTTACTTGCCAAATGTCCTTAGTTGATTCTACATACCTTGGGATCGATGGTGAAGATTTTTCCTTCAGGTATTCCAACCTTGAGGTAGCTGAGCTTGTCGGTGTCTCTGTTTCCAAAACCAGCATAGAAGGGATTCCTATCAGAAGGGAACAATGCCTTGACATCCTGAAAATTTCAATAGTTAAAAGTTAATTATCTGCATATGTTGCCAAAGCTGATGACAAGATAAAGTGCTGAAAGTTAGCCACTAAAACTTCTACAATTGCCCGTAATTTAGATACTCCCTGCCTATAGTATTCCAAGAGAAAACCCATGATAAATAGGGGGaaaaacaccaaaataaaaacCATTGTTGCATTTATCATAAAAGACGTAATCCACTCTGAGTTACAGTTTCGAGCTTTCTCTTATTAGTCATTATATCCATCTTGCGATTATTCATTCCATTAGTTACATCTTGATGTTCCTGCACGGCCATATTTTGAGTGTGGCACAACAAACACACAACTTCTCATCCACCTTAAGCAGGAGTAAGATCTGTTAAATGGTATTTTTCTATGTCCAAATCGCGTTGTATCAAACGTCCACTTGTAAATTTTGGAGCATTTGGGACTTCTGCGTGTGTTAAACAGGGAGTTTTTGTGCAGTTAAACTAAAAAGCACCAAATACCCATTTATTCTCTCACTCAACTTGTTTACATCACAAGGCATATCTCCCTTAAGATAGCAGAGAAGTTAAGATTAGACAACACGGATGTAAGTCATCTTTATTCCATTAAACGATAAAAGCACTCTACCAGATGCAGCTCGCCTCACAACTTTTGCAGACATGCATAACTTTTTTGTTTAAAATGCTAAAGTTACTATTAGGGGGGAAAATATGAATCAAGAAACTGACCTGTAAGCAAGTAATTTTGAATTCATGAGGAGATCTTGTAACCACTGCAAAAGGTAAACAGGTAGATACACCTCTCAATCAATATTATGAGCAGAATTTGAAGCGGTTCTTCTGGGAGAATTTAATATCATATTACTAAATGGTGCAAGAAATGCAGAAGGAAATAGCACATTTCACCATTTAAGCTCATAGATAAAAGCATGAAACAGCCAGTCCACTGAACCAATTAGAGAATAGGGTGCCGACGGCAGGATATTAAAAATTGCTAACAATTAAAGAGTAAAAAGGAGGACATAAGAACATGACACTGCAAGAATTGTCAGCAAATATTGACAATGGATACTAAAAAACTTCCAGGCGTCATTACCATTTTTTTATGGAGTAGATAATTTCAACCATCAAAATAGTTGTTCTCTCTTCAGGATTAAGTTCAATGTTAAATACATTTAAACCAAAGAGCAAGTTAATAAAAAGGGGACCAGCAATTGAGCAATCCAGACACAAATTAAAAAGGGTAGCAATAAAAGGATAGAAAGCACAACGTGCTATATATAAATTAtctaataaaaacaaaatttccaGGCACCGTCCATATCAGGTTTTAGTCTACCCATATGTTGATagataattttgttttattctactAATCATGATTCATAAAAATACAGACAAACAGGACAAACAGAATATAACCAACTCAATGGGATGCATAGTTTGGAGCaacgaaaaatataaagagaAGGCACTTCACGAAATAAAGAAAGGAATAGCCCGTAACCTTCTCGAAATAAAGAACGAAAAAGTCCATCAGGCGATGTAAGAACAGGTCCTTCTGGTAATCCCTTTCCATCCTGCAATTATCAAAAACACAAAAAAGCCAAATTAATTGATGAGGAGCAAAAAGAGAAGTGTGGTTACTTGAGACAAACTTACTTTTCATACCTGCATAAGATTAAACAAGAATTGTCTAGTGAGATAGGCCTGTGAAATAGCACGTGCACTTTGGAAAAGCAATTGATAGCCGTTCTCCTGCAACAAGAGGACAACATCATGCATTCTTATTCTACTATCAGACGAAAACTAAAACatatatttacatagaagaactGTAGAGACATTTCAATCCTTAGCAAGCATAGCAAAAGGGAAAACAAATTCACAACATAAGAGAACATCCTTGAACTAAAGACTTGAATTCTGACCAATTACTTGCCATAACTATGAAATTGGCATCATTCCACATCACAGCTCGTCTGAATAAACCTCAAAAAAGATTAGAGAAAATGAACTAAGCCTAAAACCTTGATAGCCGAAAAGAGATGTGCAACGCCTGACTGTGACCAATCCACCCCAACCAAAGGCATGAACTGTCCTAGAACATCAGATCTGTTTAATTGAGAAAAATATCACACATCAGGCAGGCACAAGGAAATAATATCatccatatttctatcaccaacTCAAACAGAAGTCTAGCATTTTTGTTCACAAAGTTGTTCACTAAGGAACCAAGAAGACGAACCAACAGATGTTCAACGAGGATAACAGGAAACTAGCGTAGAAAATTTTAGAGCCCAGAGCTTCATTCTAACAAGGTTGACTATGTAAACCAATTTCTCACTTGTTTCGAAATATTGTCTCAGGTAGTAGATATTTGCTTTAAATCCTGCCAACAatcaagtgaagaaaaagaaCCAGAGACAAAGGTGGCAATATTAGCTAGAAATGACAGTTGTCATCGTTGCTATTCCATGTTTCGATGGAACGACATCACATATAGTCATAGAGTTGGATTCAATCAACAAATTCCGCAGCTCAATCTAGCTGTTCCAAAAGTCATGAGCCAAGTCAAATTGGTCAACTGTTTGATTGACTCAGCTAAATTGCATCCCAATTGTAGGCCCATATAAGAAGGGCCATATCCTTCATTTCCTTCTTTCTGATAGCTATACAATTCAAGTTGGTTATATCTTAGAAACCCTCCCTCCCTCTCTTGACAACGGAAATCTTCACTTCAACTATCCAGTACTTCTTGAACACTATACTGATCACAAAAGTAGTCTAAAAAACAAATCGCAAATGTCAAATAGAACTTGCTGCATGTGCATAAAAGATTAATTAATCCTAAACTGATACTCTAATAATTAATCCTACACTGATACTCTTCCATCCCACTCACTTTTGACTGAAAGTCAAAGCAATAATAGACATATGATAAGATGTaccatttgaaatattatttagaGACTATATAAAACTACTACAAACAGGATCTTTTTCCAAtccaaaatattaaaaatgctcAAGAAATCATGATCAAAATTTACTGATCTTGAAAATCATCAAATGGTAAATATTTTGACCAGAAGAGATCAAGAGTAACAGAAATAATATTATGATGTGAGGTCCACTATTTAAAGCTTTCAATTCCGGCATAGATCACAGAGGGAGAGAAGACGAACAAGACGGCATCTTAAATAAAGGTAATATGCTTTCTCCATGTATCACAATAAGTACCACTTGTTCATAGACTTGGAATTGATAAATATTCAACAATGTCCATTGTCAAAGCTTGTAATACTAATTTGCCTTAGAAGTACAAATGAAGTCTTAGACAACATTTAGTTCATTGTCAGCTTGGGTTCAGAAATAGTTTATGACTGAAGTAACCTAGTGTGTAGTACGTGACATGAATGCTATGTTGCCCGGACTCTCCAAAAAAAGCTGCCGCACCCGCGTCGGATCCTCAAAAAATGCACTAGTTTTGGAGGATCCGGCACACACCGGAGACATTTTTGGAGAGTCCAACTGTCCGAGCAACATAGCATGAATGTGAACGAGTTTTTTCAGCATAGATTCTTGTAGTTTTGAATTCAATTCTGGTTATATTATTATACCATGGCAACTCTCTGGAAAATTTAAGGGACAGAGTCAACGGTAAATTTGGAAGGAGTCTCCGTGTTGGGACTCCAAACTGCATCTTGAAAGTTCCCTTTCGAAAGTACGAagataaaacctcaaaaataccaaaaatgacAACATTACCTCTAAATTGGGACCCACTTTTCTCTACACTAAATTATATATCAGCTCTGTTCTCAATCTCCAGGGCAAACTAAGAAAATCTAATCAGGAAGAGGGATATTGGACTTGTGTTTTCAACACTTTTAAGTGAATCACACTATGGTTCATCAATTAAGAACGCCTCCTTGCTTCTAGGATATGTGCATGGAAGTGAATCACAAAGTTAACTACACCAAAAAAGCAATTTACAGCCAAACATTGTACTTAATAAAGTTGATGTTGATGTTACGATATGAGGTTCATGTAACAGAAAAGAGTTACacaagaaaatatcaaataattaCCATTAACACTCCATTTGGACTAATCAAAAGTTGATGGAGTAATTGTTGTGTCCAAGACTTGCTATTTTCAACTTTAATCATAAAGAATATCACAAGTAGCAACTTTTTTGAACTATTATGTTCAACTTTGATCACAAAGAATGTAACAGTTATCAACTTTTTTAATCAAAAAAGCTGATAATTGTTACATTCTCCGTGATCAAAGTAGAACAAAATAGCAAGTCTTGGACACAACAGCAAGCTCATAGAGAAATCAATAGCACCAACCATCTATAGCAGAAAAGTGAATCAATTTTACCTAGTAATTGTTCCATCAACATCAGAGACTACAATATTTGTGTCCCATCGCCACAAATATATACACGCATCAACCTGCAAAGTATGTATCTCAAACAAATTATAAGCAAGCATTTGCATAAGCACACAATAGTTAACcaatagtaaaaaaaaagaatcaaacacCGAAGCAATGTGCAATGAAAAGAAGTCTTAGCAAATGACCTGCTGTTTCGAGCATGTGAATACAACTACATTCTTTCCCTCCTTCAGATTCAAAGTTGCTAGCTGTTCGGATGTTCGAGTAGTTAAAGAATCTCCATCTACCATGTCCAGCTCCCTTAGAAAGTATGCTTGCCCTCTACTATCTAAATTCATACAGAAACCCGCTTCCACGCCATTGACACTTACATTAACCACCTTTTCTTTTGCCTTCAAAACCTCCTGAAACTTTCCGAATCGAACATACCAAGGAGAGGATTTCAAACTCCCATCTGGTTGCTTCACCACTATGATATCCACAGCACCACCAAATGGATTTAAAGTCCCAGAAACACTACGTACGCCTCGACCTATATAGCTACCTATCCTCCCCACAGTATTCATtctcttacaacaacaacaaatacgcctcagtaccaattcGGTTCCGCTACTCGTTTAAATCATCTCATGCCAATATTATGCAAATACAGTGTTCATTTTCTTAATAGAAGAAAATCTGTCAAGTTTCCACTTTGGCACAGTCTTATTGCCACGTCACAAATCAAACCCCCAATTCATCAAGATTGATTTTTTTTAAGCTCATCTGCAACAATCCATTCATTCCCTCACGTAAATCTTTAGATTCTCTCACAAAGATTCAATCTTTACTTGATTCCCAAATCAATTCTCTCGCTCACGTATTTGAATTCTAACAACAATGATCAAAGAACATTAATTGATAAAGATTCAAAGACCGGTGAAAAAACGAGCTTTCTTGCTTAGAAAAAGGCAGATAAAAGACGAATATCTGAAGGAAAACATATATATACTATAACAATGCACAAATTTGCTGAAAACACAGAAAAGTATACCTAAATAAATTGTAGCAGAAACTGAATCCAGCTCAAGAAATTAATCAGTGGACAGGGtcacaaatgaaaaaaaaacgaaaaataaaaagatagtaTTCTTGCAGTATTAAAACCGCCAAGACTTCAAACTTAAACGTTGAATAATAGTTGGCTGAAAGGTCgaccaagaaaaaaaaaaaaggttggcTGAAAGAGCATATATTCTTTTCTAAAAAGATATCCGAATGTGCCACTGCTATAATTAATTGGAATCTTACCGAAATGTCCTAACTCCTAACTTACCGCACTGTAGTACTTATCAAAACTAGcggaatatatataaaaattaaaaactcaaaaaaataagGTGTTTTCTCTCTAATAATcacatacaaattttatattttaagcgtgattagcagTATTAAATGCTAAGACAGGAAGAAAATTTTATGAATGAAGtaacaaataaggtgatgaaatacaatatatatatatatatatatatatatatatatatatatatatataaacagaaTTCTAAAAATTTAAGCAAAAAATGacttttttcaatgggtatggttgagattcattgaaaacatatagatgaatcaatatacaaaatttggggaagattggaggtgatttgaactGATTTGAtttcaaaattcgtagttaaaatcgagttcaaaaaattcttctgcgacacatgtatcacgcatgtatctcacacgtAGTggatacatggatatacatgtgatacacacttgatacacatttgatacaaatatgatatacaaagtgatacacagtgtgatacacctatcattttttcatgttcatcttctacttcgaattttcaattcaaaccacctcaaaactccacaaaatcgtcccaaaactgagattcaagctccttaagatttaccaaatctattctaataacacacactcaaaagaaagcaaatatTTGACCTTTTTTGGCTACAAATAACTATTTgattaatattaataatattttataaattggcCAATTTTTATAATAGgttacttataaatggacatagctgatATTTTTTCTCACTAATTTGACACGGTCCAATAAGACGACACCGCCAATGTCTCTAATGGAGTAGTAATTTTTATACACTTATACTTCTTTTGTCTCCATTTAATaatgagaaaaaataaaagacttttaaatttatgatttaaaataaatcataCATATTTATGTATTTATAAATTATCTCGTTAaaggtaaaataaataa
The nucleotide sequence above comes from Nicotiana tabacum cultivar K326 chromosome 12, ASM71507v2, whole genome shotgun sequence. Encoded proteins:
- the LOC107808344 gene encoding phosphatidate phosphatase PAH2 isoform X1; translated protein: MNTVGRIGSYIGRGVRSVSGTLNPFGGAVDIIVVKQPDGSLKSSPWYVRFGKFQEVLKAKEKVVNVSVNGVEAGFCMNLDSRGQAYFLRELDMVDGDSLTTRTSEQLATLNLKEGKNVVVFTCSKQQVDACIYLWRWDTNIVVSDVDGTITRSDVLGQFMPLVGVDWSQSGVAHLFSAIKENGYQLLFQSARAISQAYLTRQFLFNLMQDGKGLPEGPVLTSPDGLFRSLFREVVTRSPHEFKITCLQDVKALFPSDRNPFYAGFGNRDTDKLSYLKVGIPEGKIFTIDPKGQIVMNHHIDTKSYTYIHGCVDGMFPPLSSREQICYGQSVITKRRFFRR
- the LOC107808344 gene encoding phosphatidate phosphatase PAH1 isoform X2; this encodes MNTVGRIGSYIGRGVRSVSGTLNPFGGAVDIIVVKQPDGSLKSSPWYVRFGKFQEVLKAKEKVVNVSVNGVEAGFCMNLDSRGQAYFLRELDMVDGDSLTTRTSEQLATLNLKEGKNVVVFTCSKQQVDACIYLWRWDTNIVVSDVDGTITRRTAINCFSKVHVLFHRPISLDNSCLILCRMERDYQKDLFLHRLMDFFVLYFEKDVKALFPSDRNPFYAGFGNRDTDKLSYLKVGIPEGKIFTIDPKGQIVMNHHIDTKSYTYIHGCVDGMFPPLSSREQICYGQSVITKRRFFRR